One Lucilia cuprina isolate Lc7/37 chromosome 4, ASM2204524v1, whole genome shotgun sequence DNA segment encodes these proteins:
- the LOC111678264 gene encoding ecdysteroid-regulated 16 kDa protein, translating into MKSFICLTIAVTLLAASAMATTVRNCPKTKARLLEQGDVTISNCPKSKCTLKRNTEVSIEMKIIPNRDFKELNSDIQGIILDVPLPFPGYYGTSACPNIYDAEGKQQVGCPLKAGETYIYKNSFKILPIYPTVSLDIHWGLGDKEGDAACFQVPAKIKA; encoded by the exons ATGaagagttttatttgtttaacaattgcAGTAACTTTGTTGGCTGCTTCTGCCATGGCCACAACTGTTAGAAATTGTCCAAAAA CCAAAGCCCGTCTTCTCGAACAAGGTGATGTTACCATTTCGAATTGTCCCAAAAGTAAATGTACCCTAAAACGCAATACCGAAGTTAGTATTGAAATGAAAATCATTCCCAATCGTGATTTCAAAGAATTAAATTCCGATATACAAGGCATTATCCTAGATGTTCCTCTACCGTTTCCCGGTTATTATGGCACCAGCGCTTGTCCCAATATCTATGATGCTGAGGGTAAACAACAAGTGGGTTGTCCCCTAAAAGCCGGTGAAActtatatttataagaatagttttaagattttaccCATTTATCCTACGGTTAGTTTAGATATCCATTGGGGTTTGGGTGATAAGGAGGGTGATGCTGCCTGTTTCCAAGTACCAGCTAAAATTAAAGCTTAA
- the LOC111678275 gene encoding uncharacterized protein LOC111678275, protein MFLILFTMVKGSCLEYGHSCWGAHGKRSGNHKIYHTDIKSPTEVDFQDLNGLSEKNTYDSTEEQINASTDSLSSNRDLTKDIDELIETPDKPNIKFKKFLYKKLNKTNGKQRNMEPPEHHSAHKSNNMPLISERWRRFPLYNLRRLQISKADNDWLRELERERESQTNDDDYI, encoded by the exons atgtttcttatattatttactATGGTTAAAG gTTCCTGTTTGGAATATGGTCATTCCTGTTGGGGTG cacATGGTAAACGTTCTGGCAATCATAAAATCTATCATACAGATATTAAGTCACCTACAGAAGTTGATTTCCAAGACTTAAATGGTTTAAGTGAAAAG AACACCTATGATAGCACCGAGGAGCAAATAAATGCCTCTACCGATTCATTATCTTCCAATCGCGACCTGACAAAAGATATCGATGAACTTATAGAGACGCCCGATAAACccaacataaaatttaagaagtttctatataaaaaactaaataaaacaaatggaaAACAACGAAATATGGAACCACCCGAACATCATAGCGCACACAAATCCAACAATATGCCACTGATCAGTGAAAGATGGCGACGTTTTCCTTTATACAATTTAAGACGCCTACAAATCAGCAAAGCCGACAATGACTGGTTAAGGGAATTGGAAAGAGAAAGGGAATCACAAACAAATGATGAcgattatatataa